In the genome of Paraburkholderia azotifigens, the window GGAGGACCTGGCGGAGCGTATCCGGCGCATCTTCAGCGAGGCCAAAGCGGGTGCGACGTGGTCACCCGATACGACGCTTGCGCCGATCATCTCCGAGCCGCAGGCGGCGCGTATCGAGGCCATCGTCGGGCGCAGCGTCGCGAGCGGCGCGACGCTGCGCTGCGGTGGCCGGCGCGCGGACGCGGCGACGCCGGGCGCCTTCTATATGCCCACGCTGCTCACGGACGTCACGCCGCACACCGATGCCGTGCGCGAGGAAATCTTCGGCCCTGTGCTGACCTTGCAGACCTTCGACACGGAGGACGAAGCGCTCGCACTCGCCGCGCATCCCGACTACGGGCTTGCAGCGGGCGTGCATACGGCCGATCTGGGCCGCGCGCTGCGCATGGTGCGCGGCGTCGAGACGGGCACGGTGTGGGTGAACCGCTACGGACGCACCAGCGATTTCACGATCCCGACGGGCGGCTACAAGCGTTCGGGGATCGGCAAGGATCTCGGACGGCAGGCTTACGAAGCGAATCTGCGCTTCAAGAGCGTGCTGATCGACGCTCGCGTCTGACAAATGCAAGGCGACGGACAGCGACGCGATAGCCATGAAAACGCCGCCGCATAGTCTGCTGCCGATGCCCCTCAAAACGCGTGGTTTGTATCGCGCGAGCCACTCGAATCAGCGACATCCGTACTTTTTGCACTGTTTAAATTTTCCGCAGGGATGCGTTTTCCTGTTCCGCCACTGAACTCCGCCTGAGTTCACAACAACGATAGGACTGACACCATGATCGATTTCGAGCCGAAGTACATCACGTTCGACTGCTACGGCACGCTGACGAAGTTCCGCATGGCCGACATGGCCCGCGAGATGTACGGCGACCGCCTGCACGGCGCCGAGCTGGAGCAATTCGTCGCGTTCTTCTCGGGCTATCGCCGCGATGAAGTGCTCGGCGCATGGAAGCCGTATCGCGACGTGATCGTCAATGCCGTGCGCCGCACCTGCAAGCGCATGAACGTCGAGTTCAATGAAGCGGAAGCTGAAAAGTTCTATCTGGCCGTGCCGACGTGGGGTCCGCATCCCGACGTGCCGGAAGGCCTGTCGCGTCTCGCGAAGAAGTACAAGCTCGTGATTCTGTCGAACGCGTCGAACGATCAGATCCAGAGCAACGTCGACAAGCTCGGCGCGCCGTTCCATCGCGTGTTCACGGCACAGCAGGCGCAA includes:
- a CDS encoding haloacid dehalogenase type II; the protein is MIDFEPKYITFDCYGTLTKFRMADMAREMYGDRLHGAELEQFVAFFSGYRRDEVLGAWKPYRDVIVNAVRRTCKRMNVEFNEAEAEKFYLAVPTWGPHPDVPEGLSRLAKKYKLVILSNASNDQIQSNVDKLGAPFHRVFTAQQAQSYKPRMQGFEYMFDQLNCNPGDVLHVSSSLRYDLMTAHDMGIRHKAFVKRGHEPGTPYYEYYEVDTIGDLATKLGL